A section of the Chelmon rostratus isolate fCheRos1 chromosome 16, fCheRos1.pri, whole genome shotgun sequence genome encodes:
- the e2f3 gene encoding transcription factor E2F3 gives MRKGVPSVSEGSVAFHAGCSETSSPLQAVSSPSGLSRTVRLGVRSSEPTDSVTNATPHGPSTHGTEQKSKPKRVQAKRKLELEAGDPQDLKDGFGGPTWAQYPMASPSHTGGKASATEPKAHRPLCEKSRYDTSLSLLTRRFAELLGRSTDGVVDLNIVAQELNVAKRRIYDVTNVLEGIQLLQKTSKSHFKWLGSEVKKHTDYQRTILIEKEKKLDELIQSCMQQVHQICESRHRFAYLTYDDIQRIPSLREQTVIVIKAPAQTKLEVPHPAESLQVHLRSTQGPIEVFLCSDDPINMEATDSCVASDSHLNSSTNGHMPYMSSVQVSSKDSANHTSRISTISNPLSKPTQPSSPPTSTPVSPLPTSLQNPSEDQQNFVTLTPPLAVSLSREEYLLSLAEDEGITDLFSSVDLDQLPLDVPL, from the exons ATGAGGAAGGGTGTGCCCTCGGTATCGGAGGGCTCCGTCGCTTTTCATGCGGGGTGTTCCGAGACTAGTTCGCCCTTACAGGCCGTCAGCTCTCCGTCTGGCCTGAGCAGGACCGTGAGACTGGGGGTCCGGTCCTCTGAGCCGACTGACAGTGTCACGAACGCCACACCCCACGGACCGTCAACACACGGGACGGAGCAGAAATCTAAGCCCAAACGAGTTCAG GCGAAGAGAAAGCTGGAGCTGGAAGCCGGTGACCCCCAGGATCTTAAGGATGGCTTTGGTGGGCCCACTTGGGCCCAATACCCAATGGCCTCTCCATCCCATACTGGAGGAAAGG CTTCCGCCACCGAACCCAAAGCACACAGGCCTCTGTGCGAGAAGTCGCGCTATGACACCTCGCTCAGTCTCTTGACGCGGAGGTTTGCAGAGTTGCTGGGCCGCTCCACTGACGGGGTCGTGGACCTAAATATAGTCGCCCAGGAGCTCAATGTCGCTAAGAGACGTATCTATGACGTCACTAATGTCCTGGAAGGGATCCAGCTCCTCCAAAAGACGTCTAAAAGTCATTTCAAGTGGTT gggcagtgaagtgaaaaaacacacagattatcAGCGGACGATTCTCAttgagaaggagaagaagctgGACGAGTTGATCCAAAGTTGTATGCAGCAGGTTCACCAGATATGTGAGAGCCGCCACAG ATTTGCCTATTTGACTTACGATGATATCCAAAGGATTCCCAGCTTGAGGGAACAAACTGTGATTGTGATCAAAGCCCCTGCACAGACAAAGCTGGAGGTGCCACACCCAGCAGAG AGCCTGCAGGTCCACCTCAGGAGCACACAGGGGCCTATTGAGGTGTTCCTCTGCTCTGATGACCCCATCAATATGGAAGCCACAGATAGCTGTGTGGCCAGTGACAGCCACTTAAACTCGTCCACCAATGGGCACATGCCTTACATGTCCTCTGTCCAGGTGTCTTCGAAAG ACAGTGCTAACCATACTTCCAGAATCAGTACTATCTCCAATCCACTGTCCAAGCCTACACAACCGTCATCACCACCTACCAGCACGCCTGTCTCGCCTCTGCCCACCTCCCTCCAAAATCCTTCTGAGGATCAGCAGAACTTTGTCACCCTCACTCCACCTCTGGCTGTCTCTCTTAGCAGGGAGGAGTACCTCCTGAGTCTGGCTGAGGATGAGGGCATCACTGACCTCTTCTCCTCCGTTGACCTGGACCAGTTGCCCCTGGATGTACCCCTGTGA
- the maco1a gene encoding macoilin-1, giving the protein MKRRNADCSKLRRPLKRNRITEGIYSSTFLYLKFLVVWVLVLLADFVLEFRFEYLWPFWLFIRSVYDSFRYQGLAFSVFFVCVAFTSDIICLLFIPVQWLFFAASTYVWVQYVWHTERGVCLPTVSLWILFVYIEAAIRFKDLKNFHVDLCRPFAAHCIGYPVVTLGFGFKSYVSYKMRLRKQKEVQKENEFYMQLLQQALPPEQQMLQRQEREAEEAALAKGISEVEPAVISQNGAPPGKKSTTVLLPELEYREKGKDSTAKEREGKKQNTIGINNNSIVHTLDSKLQETEYIETYAGTKRLNNDLAGENTHADTNTHSTSKEEMGGTGKNYKNASGGGGNISNSSPRNHSSSNGSVPPGSSTNKNEKKQKGAGKGQKDPVENCIPNNQLGKPDALVRLEQDVKRLKADLQANRQLESELRSQLSSLGSQDRSLRSELGQLRQDNELLQNKLHGAVQAKQKDKQTISQLEKRLKAEQEARALAEKQLAEERKRKKMEEATAARAVALAAATRVESTDSLRGRIRELETECKKLSMDMKLKEEQIRDLEGKCQELRKYKENEKDTEVLMSALSAMQEKTQHLENSLSAETRIKLDLFSALGDAKRQLEIAQGQIHQREQEIAELKQKIAEVMAVMPSLSYSSDGSNLSPVAPHYSSKFMDNSPSSLDPNASVYQPLKK; this is encoded by the exons ATGAAGCGGCGCAATGCGGACTGCAGCAAACTCCGACGGCCGTTAAAACGGAACCGAATCACCGAGGGTATATATAGCAG TACGTTCCTGTACCTGAAGTTCTTGGTGGTGTGGGTGTTAGTTCTGCTGGCTGACTTTGTGCTGGAGTTCAGGTTTGAGTACCTGTGGCCCTTCTGGCTTTTCATTCGAAGTGTCTACGACTCCTTCAGATATCAGGGATTG GCGTTCTCTGTCTTCTTCGTATGTGTGGCGTTTACGTCAGACATCATTTGCCTCCTCTTCATTCCCGTCCAGTGGCTGTTTTTCGCTGCCAGCACCTACGTATGGGTCCAGTATGTCTGGCATACAG agagaggagtcTGTCTGCCCACTGTATCGCTGTGGATCCTGTTTGTGTACATTGAAGCCGCCATACGGTTCAAAGATCTGAAGAACTTTCATGTAGACCTGTGTCGACCCTTTGCTGCTCACTG TATCGGCTATCCAGTGGTGACTCTGGGCTTCGGCTTTAAGAGCTACGTGAGCTACAAGATGCGACTGAGGAAGCAGAAGGAAGTGCAGAAGGAGAATGAGTTCTACATGCAGCTTCTACAGCAGGCTTTACCTCCAGAGCAACAGAtgctgcagagacaggagagggaggcagaggagg CTGCTTTAGCTAAAGGGATCTCAGAGGTGGAACCTGCAGTAATATCCCAAAACGGAGCACCTCCCGGAAAGAAAAGTACCACAGTCCTGTTGCCAGAACTGGAGTACCGGGAAAAAGGGAAAGACAGTACTGCAAAAGAGCGTGagggcaaaaaacaaaacacaattgGAATCAATAACAACAGTATTGTACACACACTGGACTCCAAACTACAGGAGACAGAGTATATAGAGACGTACGCCGGgacaaagagactgaacaaCGACCTggcaggagaaaacacacatgctgataCCAACACACACTCTACTTCTAAGGAGGAAATGGGGGGGACGGGTAAGAACTACAAAAATGCCAGCGGAGGTGGGGGTAACATTTCCAACTCGTCCCCTCGGAATCACAGTTCTTCAAATGGCAGCGTGCCACCAGGTTCCTCGACCAATAAGaatgaaaagaagcagaaggGGGCAGGGAAAGGGCAGAAGGACCCAGTGGAGAACTGCATCCCCAACAACCAGCTGGGCAAGCCGGACGCTCTCGTGCG GCTTGAGCAGGACGTGAAGCGTCTGAAGGCAGATCTTCAGGCCAACAGGCAGTTGGAGTCAGAGCTGCGGAGTCAGCTTTCCTCTCTGGGCAGCCAGGACCGCAGCCTTCGCTCTGAGCTGGGCCAGCTCCGCCAGGACAACGAGCTGCTACAGAACAA GCTCCACGGTGCCGTCCAGGCCAAGCAGAAGGATAAGCAGACCATCTCCCAGCTGGAGAAGAGGCTAAAGGCTGAGCAGGAGGCTCGCGCCCTCGCTGAGAAACAGCTGGccgaggagaggaagaggaagaagatggaagAGGCCACTGCTGCCAGAGCCGTAGCATTAGCCGCAGCCACCAG AGTGGAGTCAACCGACTCTCTGCGTGGTCGTAtcagagagctggagacagagtgtAAGAAGCTCAGCATGGACATGAAACTCAAGGAGGAGCAGATTAGAGATCTGGAGGGCAAGTGTCAG GAGCTGCGGAAGTATAAAGAGAACGAGAAGGACACAGAGGTGTTGATGTCAGCGTTGTCGGCCATGCAGGAGAAGACCCAGCACCTGGAGAACAGCCTGAGTGCTGAGACCAGGATCAAACTGGACCTCTTCTCTGCACTGGGGGATGCCAAGAGGCAGCTGGAGATCGCACAAG GCCAGATCCACCAGAGGGAGCAGGAGATCGCCGAGCTGAAGCAGAAGATAGCAGAGGTGATGGCAGTGATGCCCAGCCTGTCCTACTCGTCAGACGGCAGCAACCTCAGCCCCGTCGCCCCGCACTACTCCTCCAAGTTCATGGACAATAGTCCCTCCTCCCTGGACCCCAACGCCTCAGTCTACCAGCCCCTCAAAAAGTGA
- the srfbp1 gene encoding serum response factor-binding protein 1, which produces MMYIKDEVEKMVPSAEENVKEDEEIQDQEEAKKAGEDDDDAGDEKEEEDGGDEEQEGRDDNQKEEEEEAMPQAADKIEKNIPLPVQPSEKKQADGLNLNNEVVKMRKEVKRARALIIRKLTRQIGALKKKKGKETEIERNQRRAARLLEEIHAMKDLSPDLVTKRALQKNLNFEQVCKNPVSTISDRAIARIATHPQFNKKIENIKGAVKAFKEERMKSGKQGGKEKVQQKAGKVTPQSPEEKGEREGEKEEEDITVEEKEIIDSEDGDEILKDITDATVAEPEKDKGKANHSADTAVSQIKDMPKNVRPPSVRSSDIKGTVKNKPQSQDAEKKPSLKSAPEVLHKKAAEEESDLDSSDDEQKEYFDDSTEERFHKQSSQSEESDDNDDFFVGKVSKFRKKKKQKSVDQEKGHELKLDPTGQVQSKLDELESRLKSKMTSLQSVFCSSLSASKPGRGRGAGRGRGGDKFRGQGKTRGGSGLNRDFSQQPKFQKQEKETERNSGSKYSKPESSEKGFPTAGRGRGRGRGDVIRQKDHRGGGVFSHQAPQQALHPSWEASKKRKEQQGQILAFQGKKIKFDDDD; this is translated from the exons ATGATGTATATCAAAGACGAGGTAGAGAAAATGGTGCCGTCTGCTGAGGAAAATGTAAAGGAGGACGAAGAGATCCAGGACCAGGAAGAAGCAAAAAAGGCaggagaggatgatgatgatgctggagatgagaaagaagaggaagatggaggtgATGAAGAACAGGAAGGTAGAGATGATAAtcaaaaggaagaagaagaagaagcaatgCCACAGGCTGCAGATAAAATTGAGAAAAACATCCCATTGCCTGTTCAACCCAGCGAGAAAAAGCAGGCTGACGGCCTGAACCTCAACAATGAGGTGGTGAAGATGAggaaggaggtgaagagggCTCGGGCTCTGATCATCAGGAAGCTGACACGACAGATTGGCgccctgaagaagaagaaggggaaagagacagaaattgAGAGAAATCAGAGGAGAGCTGCCAGACTGCTGGAGGAGATCCACGCCATGAAGGACCTCTCACCAGACCTG GTGACCAAGAGAGCCTTGCAGAAGAATCTCAACTTTGAACAGGTGTGTAAAAATCCAGTGTCTACTATTTCTGACCGGGCCATAGCGCGCATCGCCACCCACCCTCAATTCAACAAGAAGATTGAAAACATCAAAGGTGCCGTGAAAGCCTTCAAAGAGGAGCGGATGAAGAGTGGAAagcagggagggaaggaaaaagtgCAACAGAAAGCCGGAAAGGTCACTCCACAGTCGCcagaggaaaagggagaaagagagggtgagaaagaagaggaggacatTACAGTGGAAGAAAAGGAGATCATAGACAGTGAGGACGGAGATGAAATCCTTAAAGACATCACAGATGCCACTGTTGCTGAACCTGAAAAGGACAAGGGGAAAGCAAATCATTCAGCTGATACTGCTGTTAGTCAAATTAAAGACATGCCTAAGAATGTAAGACCACCATCAGTCAGAAGTAGTGACATAAAGGGCACCGTGAAAAATAAACCTCAAAGTCAAGATGCAGAAAAGAAACCCAGTCTTAAGTCTGCACCTGAAGTGCTTCACAAAAAGGCTGCTGAGGAAGAGAGTGATTTAGACTCATCCGATGATGAGCAAAAAGAGTACTTTGATGACAGCACAGAGGAACGTTTCCACAAGCAGTCCTCTCAGTCTGAGGAGAGCGACGACAACGATGACTTCTTTGTTGGAAAAGTGAGCAAAttcaggaagaagaagaagcagaaaagtgTAGACCAGGAGAAGGGGCATGAACTGAAACTGGACCCAACAGGCCAGGTCCAAAGTAAACTTGATGAGCTTGAGTCCAGGCTGAAGTCTAAAATGACCTcgcttcagtctgttttttgttcttccCTTTCTGCGTCTAAGCCTGGTAGGGGCAGAGGtgcaggcagagggagaggtggggaTAAATTTAGGGGCCAAGGGAAAACAAGGGGTGGCAGTGGTCTAAATAGAGATTTTAGTCAACAACCCAAGTTCCAAAAGCAGGAGAAAGAAACGGAAAGAAATTCAGGGTCCAAGTACAGCAAGCCAGAGTCGTCAGAGAAGGGCTTTCCCACTGCCGGCAGAGGGAGGGGGCGAGGCAGAGGTGATGTTATCAGGCAAAAGGATCACAGAGGTGGAGGTGTCTTTTCCCATCAGGCACCACAGCAGGCACTGCATCCATCCTGGGAGGCCAGTAAGAAAAGGAAGGAGCAGCAAGGGCAAATCCTGGCCTTCCAGGGGAAGAAGATCAAGTTTGACGATGatgactga